One Candidatus Nitrososphaera evergladensis SR1 genomic window carries:
- a CDS encoding aconitate hydratase: MSSEEAAKIETTPELVGRVYSKLEANIAKFRKMTNNRPLTLAEKILVGHLDGDNVYDPQRGKSYVFLNPDRVALQDVTGQMTILQFAQAGLKRVKLPTTVHCDHLIQAKVDSATDTRFAIIQNNEVFQFLESACRKYGIGFWKPGAGIIHQVVLENYAFPGGLMIGTDSHTPNAGGLGMIAIGVGGLDAAEVMAGMPWELLYPKRIGVYLTGELNGWAAPKDIILYVASKLTVSGGTNAIIEYFGPGARSISCTGKATITNMGAEIGATCSVFAYDERMEAYLRATNRGAIADLANKHKALLTEDPEVEKDPQKYFDQVIEIDLSRLEPHIVGPHTPDLARPISQMAADVKKNNYLDSISVALIGSCTNSSYEDMSRAADIAKQAKAHGMKTPVSLQVTPGSEMIRATIERDGQMKVLQDIGANVLANACGPCIGQWSRPELKKGEPNTIVTSYNRNFPGRNDGRRETMNFIGSPELVIALALGGRLSFNPLTDELTAPDGTKFRLQPPGQAPEVPKDGFQNAKDVYVPPAADPDSVRVVIDPKSDRLQKLEPFAPWDGRDFEKLPVLAKTKGKTTTDHISPAGAWLTYRGHLDRISDNLLLGAVNAYSGQVGNGKNQLDSQVESFPRIARQYKAKGIKWIIVGDSNYGEGSSREHAAMTPRYLNCAAVIARSFARIHETNLKKQGVLALTFANPADYDKILEDDRLSIVGLKDMQAGKPVKCIITHAADGRIEEIELKHSYNSAQIEWFKAGSALNLMRSK; this comes from the coding sequence ATGTCGTCAGAAGAGGCTGCGAAGATAGAGACTACGCCCGAGCTTGTCGGCCGGGTGTACTCCAAGCTTGAAGCAAACATTGCGAAATTCCGCAAAATGACCAACAACAGGCCGCTCACGCTTGCCGAGAAAATCCTGGTGGGCCACCTTGATGGCGATAATGTCTATGACCCCCAGAGGGGCAAGAGCTATGTTTTTCTGAACCCTGACAGGGTCGCGCTGCAGGACGTCACCGGCCAGATGACGATACTCCAGTTTGCGCAGGCCGGATTAAAGCGCGTAAAACTTCCAACTACCGTTCACTGCGATCACCTGATCCAGGCCAAGGTCGACAGCGCCACCGATACTAGGTTTGCAATCATCCAGAACAATGAAGTGTTCCAGTTCCTGGAATCAGCGTGCAGAAAATACGGCATCGGATTCTGGAAGCCGGGCGCCGGCATCATCCACCAGGTCGTGCTTGAGAACTATGCGTTTCCCGGCGGCCTCATGATCGGGACCGACTCGCATACGCCAAACGCCGGCGGCCTCGGCATGATAGCAATCGGAGTGGGAGGCCTTGACGCGGCAGAGGTCATGGCCGGGATGCCTTGGGAGCTGCTGTACCCAAAGCGCATTGGCGTGTACCTGACAGGCGAGCTGAACGGCTGGGCCGCGCCAAAGGACATCATACTATATGTCGCGTCGAAACTGACGGTGTCAGGCGGCACGAACGCGATAATCGAGTATTTTGGGCCCGGCGCAAGATCCATCAGCTGCACGGGCAAGGCAACGATAACCAACATGGGTGCAGAAATAGGCGCCACCTGCTCGGTGTTTGCGTACGACGAACGCATGGAAGCGTACCTTCGCGCCACGAACAGAGGCGCCATAGCAGACCTTGCAAACAAGCACAAGGCGCTGTTGACAGAGGATCCAGAAGTCGAAAAAGACCCGCAAAAATACTTTGACCAGGTAATCGAGATCGACTTGTCAAGGCTGGAACCTCACATTGTAGGACCGCACACGCCCGACCTTGCAAGGCCGATATCCCAGATGGCCGCAGACGTGAAAAAGAACAACTACCTTGACAGCATCTCTGTTGCGCTTATTGGAAGCTGTACAAACTCTTCGTACGAGGACATGTCCCGCGCCGCCGACATTGCCAAGCAGGCAAAGGCGCACGGCATGAAGACGCCAGTGTCGCTTCAGGTGACGCCTGGCTCGGAGATGATCCGCGCAACCATAGAGCGCGACGGCCAGATGAAAGTGTTGCAGGACATTGGCGCAAACGTGCTTGCAAACGCGTGCGGCCCGTGCATCGGCCAGTGGAGCAGGCCGGAACTGAAAAAGGGCGAGCCAAACACCATAGTCACGTCGTACAACCGCAACTTTCCCGGCAGAAACGACGGCCGGCGAGAGACAATGAACTTTATCGGCAGTCCAGAACTGGTAATTGCGCTTGCGCTTGGCGGCAGGCTGTCTTTCAACCCGCTGACTGATGAACTGACGGCGCCTGACGGCACCAAGTTCAGGCTGCAGCCGCCGGGGCAGGCTCCCGAAGTCCCAAAGGATGGCTTTCAAAACGCCAAGGATGTCTACGTGCCGCCGGCGGCAGACCCTGACAGCGTACGGGTGGTCATCGACCCAAAGAGCGACCGCCTGCAGAAACTTGAACCGTTTGCGCCGTGGGACGGCAGGGACTTTGAAAAGCTGCCTGTGCTTGCCAAGACCAAGGGCAAGACCACCACCGACCACATATCGCCTGCAGGCGCATGGCTGACGTACCGCGGGCACCTTGACAGGATAAGCGACAACCTCCTGCTTGGCGCAGTCAACGCCTATAGCGGCCAGGTTGGAAACGGCAAGAACCAGCTTGACAGCCAAGTAGAGTCGTTCCCGCGTATTGCGCGCCAGTACAAGGCAAAAGGGATCAAGTGGATCATTGTCGGCGACAGCAACTATGGCGAAGGCTCCAGCAGGGAGCACGCGGCCATGACGCCGCGCTACCTGAACTGTGCCGCTGTCATCGCAAGGTCGTTTGCAAGGATACACGAGACCAACCTGAAAAAGCAGGGCGTCCTTGCGCTCACGTTTGCAAATCCTGCCGACTATGACAAGATACTGGAAGACGACAGGCTGAGCATAGTCGGCCTGAAGGACATGCAGGCAGGCAAGCCAGTGAAATGCATAATCACACACGCCGCCGACGGCAGGATCGAGGAAATAGAGCTGAAACACTCGTACAATTCTGCCCAGATAGAATGGTTCAAGGCCGGCTCTGCCCTCAACCTGATGCGCTCAAAGTAA
- a CDS encoding 2-oxoacid:ferredoxin oxidoreductase subunit alpha, whose amino-acid sequence MVVNSLSWVIGGAQGSGVDSAANIFSRACAVGGLHVFGKREYYSNIKGEHSYFTVRVAEKRIRSPVDEINILVSFDAETVFRHFDEVTPGGAIFYDSDAAETKLSEVPTIDDYAAARIQSTLEKAGLEPTVQGALEHAKKRGVTLYPLPYFQLLEDFAQKMKDPSLSKLARMTNVMALAASMALLEFDSEILAKGIRHIFHAKQRVAELNVKAAYHIYEYAKSKFARDGFNYRLTTKTPEPGIIAVQGSQSSALGKMVAGCRFQTYYPITPASDDSEFLESNEVLELYDSGKKGSTVVVQTEDEIAAITMAIGGALAGARSATATSGPGFSLMAEAMGWAGINEVPVVVSLYQRAGPSTGLPTRHEQGDLHFAIHAGHGEFPRIVLASGDIEESFYDTVKAFNFAEKYQVPVIHMLDKAIANSITTCPAFDPSRVKIERGAIATKITDAEKGAAGNYLRFKLSDNPVSPRIPLGTEGAIFWNTGDEHTEEGHITEDPEVRSRMVEKRMGKLEVALKEIPDEDKAVMYGDRDAKIAIIGWGSTKGVVLDAMEKLAEEGIKCKFVQVRLLNPFPADLVKSMIGNDAEVIVDIEMNYTAQLGALIRQHTGIEPDHLVVKYNGRPMSLEEVYNSVKRIISGKAPRRQVLKNGT is encoded by the coding sequence ATGGTAGTAAACTCGCTCAGCTGGGTAATTGGTGGCGCCCAGGGAAGCGGCGTCGACTCTGCGGCAAACATTTTCTCCCGCGCCTGCGCGGTGGGTGGACTACACGTGTTTGGCAAGCGCGAATACTACTCTAACATCAAGGGTGAGCACAGCTACTTTACAGTGCGCGTGGCAGAAAAGCGCATCAGGTCGCCAGTGGACGAGATAAACATACTGGTGTCTTTTGACGCCGAGACGGTGTTCCGCCACTTTGACGAGGTGACTCCCGGCGGCGCGATATTCTACGATTCTGACGCTGCAGAGACAAAGTTAAGCGAGGTGCCAACGATTGATGATTATGCAGCCGCCCGCATCCAGAGCACGCTTGAAAAGGCGGGCCTGGAGCCGACCGTGCAGGGCGCGCTGGAGCACGCCAAAAAACGCGGCGTGACCCTTTACCCTCTGCCGTATTTCCAGTTGCTGGAAGACTTTGCGCAGAAAATGAAGGATCCGTCGCTTAGCAAGCTGGCAAGGATGACAAACGTGATGGCCCTCGCCGCGTCGATGGCCTTGTTAGAATTTGACAGCGAGATCCTTGCAAAGGGGATAAGGCACATCTTTCATGCAAAACAGCGCGTGGCAGAACTCAACGTCAAGGCGGCGTACCACATTTACGAATATGCAAAGAGCAAGTTTGCAAGGGACGGCTTTAACTACCGGCTGACGACCAAGACGCCAGAGCCGGGCATCATTGCCGTGCAGGGCAGCCAGTCGTCTGCCCTGGGCAAGATGGTGGCAGGGTGCCGGTTCCAGACCTACTACCCGATCACTCCTGCGTCAGACGACAGCGAGTTTTTGGAATCAAACGAAGTTCTCGAGCTTTACGACTCGGGCAAGAAAGGGTCCACGGTGGTGGTCCAGACGGAAGATGAAATTGCCGCAATCACTATGGCCATAGGGGGCGCGCTTGCAGGCGCAAGGTCTGCGACTGCGACTTCGGGCCCGGGCTTTTCGCTGATGGCAGAGGCGATGGGGTGGGCAGGCATCAACGAAGTGCCTGTCGTCGTGTCGCTGTACCAGCGCGCAGGCCCATCCACAGGCCTTCCAACGCGGCACGAGCAGGGCGACTTGCATTTTGCAATCCATGCCGGCCACGGCGAGTTTCCAAGAATAGTCCTTGCGTCAGGAGACATCGAGGAGAGCTTTTACGACACCGTCAAGGCGTTCAACTTTGCAGAAAAGTACCAGGTGCCCGTCATACACATGCTGGACAAGGCCATAGCAAACAGCATCACCACGTGCCCCGCCTTTGACCCTTCACGGGTCAAGATAGAAAGGGGCGCAATAGCGACCAAGATAACGGACGCAGAAAAGGGCGCGGCCGGCAACTATTTGCGCTTTAAACTTTCAGACAACCCGGTCAGCCCGAGGATCCCGCTTGGCACGGAAGGCGCGATTTTCTGGAACACCGGCGACGAGCACACAGAGGAAGGCCACATCACCGAGGATCCAGAGGTGCGCAGCAGGATGGTGGAAAAGAGGATGGGCAAGCTGGAAGTCGCCCTGAAAGAGATACCGGACGAGGACAAGGCCGTGATGTATGGAGACAGGGACGCAAAAATCGCGATAATCGGCTGGGGCTCGACAAAGGGCGTTGTGCTTGACGCGATGGAAAAGCTGGCTGAAGAAGGGATAAAGTGCAAGTTCGTGCAGGTACGCCTGCTCAACCCGTTCCCCGCGGACCTTGTAAAATCGATGATAGGAAATGATGCAGAGGTAATCGTTGACATTGAGATGAACTACACTGCGCAACTGGGCGCGCTCATCAGGCAGCACACTGGAATCGAGCCGGACCACCTTGTAGTCAAGTACAACGGCCGGCCAATGTCGCTTGAGGAAGTTTATAACTCTGTAAAGAGAATAATCAGCGGCAAGGCTCCAAGGAGACAGGTGTTGAAAAATGGCACTTAA
- a CDS encoding 2-oxoacid:ferredoxin oxidoreductase subunit beta, protein MALKLADYKTDVHNDWCPGCGDFGILNSIQMALADMQIPPHKATIFSGVGCSGKTPHFIRTYGIHTLHGRVMPFAQGAKLSNPDLEVIAVGGDGDGLGIGAGHFVSAGRRNVDMTYIIFNNAVYGLTKGQASPTLKLGMKTKSLPQPNVNNSVNPIALALVAGFTFIARGYSYDVRHLKDLIKKAVEHKGLAFVDVLQPCPTYNDINTKEWFSGSNNIDPVTKKVMPRIYKLEETGYDGIVRDPAEINEKMGKVIEKANEWGDKIPIGVFYQNEHIPTFQERISARIPNYVESPPAKQEIADLSGKTITNIEKLLDDYRLDRENF, encoded by the coding sequence ATGGCACTTAAACTGGCAGACTACAAGACAGACGTCCACAACGACTGGTGCCCGGGTTGCGGCGACTTTGGCATACTGAACAGCATCCAGATGGCGCTTGCAGACATGCAGATACCTCCGCACAAGGCCACGATATTTTCCGGCGTCGGCTGCTCGGGCAAGACGCCGCACTTTATCCGGACGTACGGCATCCACACGCTGCACGGCAGGGTCATGCCGTTTGCGCAGGGGGCGAAACTGTCAAACCCTGACCTTGAGGTAATTGCGGTAGGTGGCGACGGCGACGGGCTTGGAATCGGCGCCGGGCATTTCGTGAGCGCAGGCAGGCGCAACGTGGACATGACCTACATCATATTCAACAACGCCGTTTACGGGCTGACAAAGGGGCAGGCGTCGCCAACGCTAAAGCTTGGCATGAAGACGAAATCATTGCCGCAGCCAAACGTAAACAACTCTGTAAACCCAATAGCACTTGCGCTTGTCGCCGGCTTTACGTTCATCGCGCGGGGCTACTCGTACGACGTGCGCCACCTGAAGGACCTGATAAAGAAGGCGGTGGAGCACAAGGGGCTTGCGTTTGTAGACGTTCTGCAGCCATGCCCGACGTACAACGACATCAACACCAAGGAATGGTTCTCAGGCAGCAACAATATCGACCCTGTTACAAAGAAGGTGATGCCTCGCATTTACAAGCTGGAAGAAACAGGCTATGACGGCATAGTCCGCGATCCTGCAGAGATAAACGAAAAGATGGGCAAGGTAATCGAAAAGGCAAACGAGTGGGGAGACAAGATTCCAATCGGCGTGTTCTACCAGAACGAGCACATACCGACTTTTCAGGAAAGGATAAGCGCAAGGATACCCAACTATGTCGAAAGCCCGCCGGCAAAGCAAGAGATAGCAGACTTGTCGGGCAAGACGATAACAAACATCGAGAAATTGCTGGACGACTACCGGCTCGACCGGGAAAACTTTTGA
- a CDS encoding ChaB family protein, whose product MPRGKLSERTRKQIDTLPEKAQRTFRKAHESALKQYKSPGKRRRKSDTAEAVAQKVAWSAVKKKYRKSGDKWVSKSSSNNRRSKKTKSKKEE is encoded by the coding sequence ATGCCAAGAGGCAAACTGTCCGAGAGGACAAGAAAGCAGATAGACACTCTCCCGGAAAAAGCCCAGCGCACTTTTAGAAAAGCACACGAAAGCGCACTGAAGCAATACAAGAGTCCGGGCAAGAGGCGCCGCAAGAGCGACACTGCAGAAGCGGTGGCGCAAAAGGTCGCGTGGAGCGCGGTCAAGAAAAAGTACAGGAAAAGCGGCGACAAGTGGGTAAGCAAGAGCAGCAGCAACAACCGCCGCAGCAAAAAGACGAAATCAAAGAAAGAAGAATAG
- a CDS encoding Lrp/AsnC ligand binding domain-containing protein, which produces MPTGYILVNCTLGSEEKIINEIAKLPDVKEVRGTYGVHDIFVKVKSDNTESMNHVITNKIRKITGITSTVTLVVIEEQGGKG; this is translated from the coding sequence ATGCCAACTGGATATATACTCGTGAACTGCACGCTTGGCTCCGAGGAAAAGATCATAAACGAGATCGCCAAGCTTCCGGATGTCAAAGAAGTCAGGGGCACGTACGGCGTTCACGACATCTTTGTGAAGGTCAAGTCAGACAACACAGAGTCGATGAACCACGTGATCACGAACAAGATCCGCAAGATCACTGGCATTACGTCGACCGTGACTCTCGTGGTAATCGAAGAGCAGGGCGGAAAAGGCTAG